In Verrucomicrobia bacterium CG1_02_43_26, one genomic interval encodes:
- a CDS encoding dicarboxylate/amino acid:cation symporter: MRRIAFHWQILIAIVLSILIATVIKMTGSQNAAFTIKLLDIFHFFGQLFMNALKMIIVPVIISSIVYGILSIGNTHGMGRLAAKTIAFYALTSALAIVIGLVFVNVIQPGTVDAETASAIVGQKQDVSGFLEKVEGKTTSVLSNLFLRMVPTNIFEVTTRNNQLLGIIVVSLFIGFFLNKLPSNLRTVQVDFWNGIHQMMIMFTHFIIRFTPLGVLALITPIFTRTGLELAKPLFWFVACVLLGLATHFFVAMWLILRYMARIKPGKHYKAMIPALLTAFSTASSTATLPLTMQCVEEKGNISSRVSSFTLPIGATVNMDGTALYEAIVVLFIAQFYSVTSGFVIDLGMQITVAIMALLTSIGVAGIPSASLVAIALILSAVGLPLEAIGLVLVVDRVLDMLRTAVNVFGDSVGAAVIARSEGEDIYNN, translated from the coding sequence ATCCGCAGAATAGCTTTTCACTGGCAAATCCTTATCGCCATCGTTCTTTCTATCCTCATCGCTACCGTCATAAAGATGACGGGTTCGCAAAATGCGGCTTTCACGATCAAGCTCTTAGATATTTTTCATTTCTTCGGCCAGCTCTTCATGAATGCTTTAAAAATGATCATCGTCCCAGTGATTATTTCTTCGATCGTATATGGCATTTTAAGCATCGGCAATACACATGGAATGGGGCGTCTGGCAGCAAAAACAATTGCATTCTATGCCCTTACCAGTGCCTTGGCTATCGTCATCGGTTTAGTCTTTGTTAACGTTATTCAACCGGGTACCGTGGATGCGGAAACAGCGTCCGCTATTGTTGGTCAAAAGCAGGATGTATCCGGCTTCTTGGAAAAGGTCGAGGGCAAGACGACTTCCGTTCTGAGCAATCTTTTTTTACGCATGGTTCCTACGAACATCTTCGAAGTAACCACGCGCAATAATCAACTTCTAGGCATCATCGTCGTCAGTCTTTTTATCGGCTTCTTCCTCAATAAACTCCCGAGTAATTTAAGAACCGTACAAGTAGATTTCTGGAATGGTATTCACCAAATGATGATCATGTTCACTCACTTCATCATCCGTTTCACCCCACTGGGAGTACTTGCGCTCATCACTCCAATTTTCACACGCACAGGTTTGGAATTAGCCAAACCGCTCTTCTGGTTTGTAGCGTGCGTGCTACTGGGTCTTGCCACGCACTTCTTTGTAGCTATGTGGCTTATTCTTAGATACATGGCCAGAATCAAACCAGGCAAACATTATAAGGCAATGATTCCTGCTCTGTTAACGGCTTTCTCAACTGCGTCTTCCACCGCCACACTGCCGCTCACCATGCAATGCGTGGAGGAAAAGGGCAACATTTCCAGTCGTGTTTCTAGTTTCACACTTCCCATTGGAGCAACGGTCAACATGGATGGCACGGCCTTATATGAGGCTATCGTGGTGCTCTTCATTGCCCAATTTTATAGCGTCACATCGGGTTTTGTTATCGATCTTGGTATGCAGATAACCGTTGCCATTATGGCGCTTCTGACATCTATCGGTGTAGCCGGTATCCCTTCGGCAAGTCTCGTGGCTATCGCTCTCATCTTAAGCGCGGTTGGCTTGCCTCTCGAAGCCATCGGCCTGGTCTTAGTCGTAGATCGCGTACTGGATATGCTACGTACCGCGGTTAATGTCTTTGGAGACTCCGTAGGAGCCGCCGTTATCGCTCGCTCAGAGGGCGAAGATATTTACAATAACTAA